From a single Hypomesus transpacificus isolate Combined female chromosome 14, fHypTra1, whole genome shotgun sequence genomic region:
- the c2cd4a gene encoding C2 calcium-dependent domain-containing protein 4A, with the protein MWVVEKIRVSVEKTNLPPPSTEYSFRIGDIMFGDKTDKSKKITLWPNIITPDTIPEFCIPPKIPSLPDAKAGEHSRPAPIIRVSPCERGSPRRHVSARELLSPHIIQVESVDEGPYDNNCSDEETTNADPQSQAALSLPHMVKTQTCYGFCTLLESPHTRRKESLFHNDPGSCGVPLLLPRSRSNTCSRLSPSTSSCSSPSSSPSSLSLNTLTARLSPRGYTLNRQGTTDSDTTSSAESSPFSSPLLPRSLPKSSLFKTLSHERLLSRNIKKNIVSRNNSLSTDEGSSTDNSPNVMRRASEGLVEGLPRSFGLAPPKILPLDLVLHRERMMKESLVPIGKDGILRLSAEYCPDNQRLRVRLISAEGLYALCVEPKSINCSISLSLVPGKVQKQRSTVIRKSRNPIFNEDFFFDAIAEEDLSQRSLRFKVVNKMSTMKRDYVLGDCELPLTSIITL; encoded by the coding sequence ATGTGGGTGGTTGAGAAGATACGTGTATCGGTGGAAAAAACtaacctgcctcctccctcgaCAGAATACAGCTTCAGGATAGGTGACATCATGTTTGGAGACAAAACTGACAAAAGCAAGAAGATCACTCTGTGGCCCAACATCATCACGCCTGACACCATCCCAGAGTTCTGCATCCCTCCTAAGATCCCATCCCTGCCTGACGCCAAGGCTGGGGAGCACAGCCGGCCCGCCCCCATTATCCGGGTGTCCCCCTGTGAGAGGGGAAGTCCCAGGAGACACGTTTCAGCACGTGAGCTCCTTAGTCCACACATTATCCAAGTAGAGAGTGTGGACGAGGGCCCCTATGACAACAACTGCAGCGATGAGGAGACTACGAATGCAGACCCCCAGAGCCAGGcggccctctctctgccccacaTGGTTAAAACTCAGACCTGCTATGGCTTCTGCACCCTTCTGGAAAGCCCCCATACCCGGAGGAAGGAGTCCCTGTTCCACAATGACCCTGGATCCTGTGGCGTTCCCCTGCTTCTGCCCAGGAGCAGATCCAATACATGTTCCAGGctgtctccctccacctcctcctgttcttccccctcttcctctccttcatccttaAGTCTGAACACTCTGACTGCAAGACTGTCTCCAAGAGGATACACCCTAAACAGACAGGGCACTACTGACAGTGACACCACCTCTTCTGCTGAGTCTTCACCTTTCAGTTCCCCTCTACTACCTCGGTCTCTGCCCAAGTCTTCACTCTTCAAAACTCTGAGCCATGAAAGGCTGCTATCCCGAAACATAAAGAAGAACATAGTGTCAAGGAACAACTCCCTATCCACAGACGAGGGAAGCTCCACAGACAACAGCCCAAACGTCATGAGACGGGCATCAGAGGGACTGGTGGAGGGCCTTCCCAGGAGCTTTGGCCTTGCACCCCCCAAGATCCTCCCATTGGACCTGGTACTGCACAGGGAAAGGATGATGAAGGAGAGCCTGGTGCCCATTGGGAAAGATGGAATTTTGCGTCTCTCTGCTGAGTATTGTCCTGATAACCAACGACTACGGGTTCGGCTGATCAGTGCTGAGGGCCTGTATGCTCTCTGTGTGGAGCCGAAGAGTATCAACTGCAGCATCAGTCTCTCCCTGGTTCCTGGAAAGGTCCAGAAGCAGCGAAGCACGGTCATTCGGAAGAGCCGTAACCCCATCTTCAACGAGGACTTTTTCTTTGATGCTATTGCTGAAGAGGACCTCAGTCAAAGGTCGCTTCGCTTTAAAGTGGTCAACAAAATGTCCACCATGAAGAGAGACTATGTCTTAGGGGACTGTGAACTTCCCCTCACAAGCATTATAACTTTATAA